Proteins encoded within one genomic window of Procambarus clarkii isolate CNS0578487 chromosome 31, FALCON_Pclarkii_2.0, whole genome shotgun sequence:
- the LOC123758898 gene encoding uncharacterized protein: MAGMLAVAGSETDWAEEDDEDDYEDDEDDYEDDYEDDEDDYEDDEDDYEDDYEDDEDDYEDDYEDDEDDEDDYEDDYEDDEDDYEDDYEDDEDDYENDYEDDYEDDYDDDYEDDYEDDYEDDYEDDEDDDENDYEDDEDDEDDYEDDEDDYEDDDKL, translated from the exons ATGGCGGGGATGTTGGCGGTGGCGGGGTCGGAGACGGACT GGGCTGAGGAGGATGATGAGGATGATTATGAGGATGATGAGGATGATTATGAGGATGATTATGAGGATGATGAGGATGATTATGAGGATGATGAGGATGATTATGAGGATGATTATGAGGATGATGAGGATGATTATGAGGATGATTATGaggatgatgaggatgatgaggATGATTATGAGGATGATTATGAGGATGATGAGGATGATTATGAGGATGATTATGAGGATGATGAGGATGATTATGAGAATGATTATGAGGATGATTATGAGGATGATTATGATGATGATTATGAGGATGATTATGAGGATGATTATGAGGATGATTATGaggatgatgaggatgatgatgagAATGATTATGAGGATGATGAGGATGACGAGGATGATTATGAGGATGATGAGGATGATTATGAGGATGATGATAAACTGTGA